In the genome of Desulfovibrio sp. TomC, one region contains:
- a CDS encoding TrpB-like pyridoxal phosphate-dependent enzyme produces MEVKINLPECEMPTQWYNALPDLPTPLAPPLDPQTKQVISSEQLEVIFPKAVIEQEMSPTRWLPIPQPVLDIYRLYRPTPLVRAKRLEEALGVKCKIYYKNESVSPAGSHKPNTAIPQAFYNKAEGVKRLATETGAGQWGTALSFACSMMGMECTVYMVKVSYNQKPYRRILINAYGGEIFASPSENTQTGRVVLAEDPDCTGSLGLAISEAVEDAATHDDTKYALGSVLNHVLHHQTVIGLEVEKQLAMVGAKPDYLVGCVGGGSNFAGLILPFLPRKLSGEAIRFVAVEPKACPTLTRGQFRYDYGDVARLTPLLKMHTLGHAFMPAPIHAGGLRYHGDAPILCNLVNEGLVDATAYYQNECFEAAQLFLRTEGFLPAPETSHAIKGAIETAKTAKPGESVVFLYSGHGLLDLASYDAFLQGKLTDFAYPEEHIAAALKSCPDVE; encoded by the coding sequence ATGGAAGTGAAGATCAATTTGCCCGAGTGCGAGATGCCGACGCAGTGGTACAACGCCTTGCCCGATCTGCCCACGCCTCTGGCCCCGCCGCTCGATCCCCAGACCAAGCAGGTCATCAGTTCCGAGCAGCTCGAGGTCATCTTTCCCAAGGCCGTCATTGAGCAGGAAATGTCGCCTACGCGTTGGCTGCCCATCCCGCAGCCGGTGCTCGACATCTATCGCCTCTATCGCCCGACGCCGCTGGTGCGGGCCAAACGCCTGGAAGAGGCGCTTGGGGTCAAATGCAAGATTTATTATAAAAACGAATCCGTCTCGCCAGCTGGGTCGCACAAACCCAACACGGCCATTCCCCAGGCCTTTTACAACAAGGCCGAGGGCGTGAAGCGCCTGGCCACGGAGACCGGGGCCGGCCAGTGGGGAACGGCCCTGTCCTTTGCCTGCTCCATGATGGGCATGGAATGTACGGTCTATATGGTCAAGGTGAGCTACAACCAGAAGCCCTATCGCCGTATTCTGATCAATGCCTACGGCGGGGAGATCTTTGCCTCGCCCTCGGAGAACACCCAGACCGGCCGGGTCGTGCTGGCCGAAGACCCCGACTGCACCGGGTCGCTTGGTCTGGCCATCTCCGAGGCCGTGGAAGACGCCGCCACCCATGACGACACCAAGTATGCCCTGGGCAGTGTGCTCAACCATGTGTTGCATCACCAGACCGTCATCGGCCTTGAGGTGGAGAAGCAGCTGGCCATGGTCGGCGCGAAACCCGATTACCTCGTCGGCTGCGTTGGCGGCGGCAGCAACTTTGCCGGCTTGATCCTGCCCTTTTTGCCGCGAAAGCTCTCCGGGGAGGCCATCCGGTTTGTGGCCGTCGAACCCAAGGCCTGCCCGACTCTGACCCGGGGGCAGTTCCGCTACGACTATGGCGATGTGGCCCGGCTCACGCCGCTGCTCAAGATGCACACCCTGGGGCATGCCTTCATGCCTGCCCCCATTCATGCCGGCGGCCTGCGCTATCACGGCGACGCGCCCATTCTGTGCAATCTGGTCAACGAAGGGCTGGTGGACGCCACAGCCTACTATCAAAACGAGTGTTTCGAGGCGGCCCAGCTGTTTTTGCGCACCGAAGGCTTCCTGCCTGCGCCGGAAACATCCCACGCCATCAAAGGGGCCATCGAGACGGCCAAAACAGCCAAGCCCGGCGAGTCGGTGGTCTTTCTTTATTCCGGCCACGGGCTCCTTGACCTCGCTTCCTACGACGCCTTTCTGCAGGGCAAACTGACGGATTTTGCCTATCCTGAAGAGCACATTGCGGCTGCGCTCAAGTCCTGTCCCGATGTCGAATAG
- a CDS encoding TOBE domain-containing protein: MSTAEENIFDLVNRLDAPSLRRLCDQAGAALARKDQEGPHRRLSQGSACQAALFSVPKDIRHLDADELDRLTKAFVAWRDAARTPSIRRARERMRLVYAMLRVSGAKLGEVLAVNERTDIDRARSTVRFAGSREDDSPRKVVVPRDFLDDVERFAASPVNRALRGELFRLDPGFVRRKLYEQARRAGLPPGRVSPTSLRHSRAVELLRSGVPLPVVQMMLGHSSVVLTSIYCSFSDTDCQRIVSRCVAKETRMKTSARNTFFGTVSSVRKSPLFTEISLTTATGEEVVSVITNESFERLGLSEADPVTALVKAPWVLVGKDEFRAKTSARNCFSGKVTSIRGDGVAVEIMGELLSGTPMCALITAESVESLDLKEGDPVWFFFKAFSVIINVQ, from the coding sequence ATGAGTACCGCAGAAGAAAATATCTTTGATCTTGTAAACCGCCTGGATGCGCCTTCCTTGCGTCGCCTGTGCGACCAGGCTGGGGCTGCCCTGGCCCGCAAGGACCAAGAGGGGCCGCACCGTCGGCTGTCCCAGGGCAGCGCGTGCCAAGCCGCTCTTTTCAGCGTGCCCAAGGATATCCGCCACCTGGATGCCGACGAACTCGACCGGTTGACCAAGGCCTTCGTCGCTTGGCGCGACGCCGCCCGTACCCCGTCGATTCGCCGGGCCAGGGAGCGTATGCGTCTGGTCTACGCCATGCTGCGCGTCAGCGGGGCCAAACTCGGCGAAGTGCTGGCCGTCAACGAGCGGACCGACATCGACAGGGCCAGATCGACAGTCCGGTTTGCCGGATCACGCGAAGACGATTCACCGCGAAAAGTGGTCGTCCCCCGGGACTTTCTTGATGATGTGGAGCGGTTTGCAGCCAGCCCGGTCAACCGGGCCCTACGCGGGGAACTGTTTCGCCTCGATCCCGGATTCGTCCGTCGCAAGCTCTATGAGCAGGCCAGACGGGCCGGACTGCCGCCGGGCCGGGTCAGCCCCACCTCGCTGCGCCATTCCCGAGCCGTGGAGCTCCTGCGAAGCGGCGTCCCCCTGCCTGTCGTCCAAATGATGCTCGGCCACTCCAGTGTCGTCCTCACCTCGATTTATTGTTCTTTTTCCGACACCGATTGCCAGCGCATTGTCAGCCGTTGCGTTGCCAAGGAGACCCGCATGAAGACCAGTGCCCGCAATACCTTTTTCGGCACGGTTTCGAGCGTGCGCAAAAGCCCGCTCTTCACCGAAATTTCCCTGACCACCGCCACCGGCGAGGAAGTGGTGTCGGTAATCACCAACGAGAGTTTCGAACGCCTCGGCCTGTCCGAGGCCGATCCGGTGACCGCCCTGGTCAAAGCGCCCTGGGTGCTGGTCGGCAAGGACGAATTCCGGGCCAAAACCAGCGCCCGAAACTGCTTTTCCGGGAAGGTCACCAGCATCCGGGGCGACGGCGTGGCCGTGGAGATCATGGGCGAGCTGCTCTCCGGCACCCCCATGTGCGCCCTTATCACCGCCGAATCCGTGGAAAGCCTTGATCTCAAGGAAGGCGATCCGGTCTGGTTTTTCTTCAAGGCGTTTAGCGTCATCATCAATGTGCAGTAA
- a CDS encoding alpha/beta hydrolase, whose product MATFVCIHGAFQGGWVWRDTARALFALGHEVLSPTLSGCGHLAHHMGPGLGLGLYVRDVVQFVALEDLQDVVLVGHSYSGLICTGAMAEISPRLAGAIYVDALLPQPGQSFADMAGEPFRNMLSARLRDGWLVAPWEASMFGVAGDERAEWFLSRLFPFPLAAFTDATGTGAPAFPKQHHYLRCAANPNPMLAANAARAAGLGFVMHAIDTGHCPQITAPVELARMLATIAADMGTAG is encoded by the coding sequence ATGGCCACGTTTGTTTGCATCCACGGCGCGTTTCAGGGCGGCTGGGTTTGGAGAGATACAGCCCGTGCCCTTTTTGCTCTGGGCCACGAGGTCCTGTCCCCGACATTGTCGGGCTGCGGCCATCTTGCCCACCACATGGGGCCGGGGCTGGGACTTGGCCTGTATGTGCGTGATGTGGTCCAGTTTGTTGCGCTTGAAGACCTTCAGGATGTTGTTTTGGTGGGGCACAGCTATTCCGGGCTGATCTGCACCGGGGCCATGGCCGAGATTTCGCCCAGACTGGCCGGCGCGATCTATGTGGACGCCTTGCTGCCGCAGCCTGGGCAGAGTTTTGCCGACATGGCCGGGGAGCCGTTTCGCAACATGCTTTCGGCCCGCCTTCGCGACGGCTGGCTGGTTGCGCCCTGGGAAGCGTCGATGTTCGGCGTGGCCGGCGACGAGCGGGCCGAGTGGTTTCTCTCGCGCCTGTTCCCGTTCCCCCTGGCCGCTTTCACTGACGCCACCGGGACCGGTGCCCCGGCGTTCCCGAAGCAACATCACTACCTGCGCTGTGCCGCCAACCCCAATCCCATGCTGGCCGCCAACGCCGCCCGGGCTGCGGGACTGGGCTTTGTCATGCACGCCATCGATACGGGGCATTGTCCGCAAATTACCGCTCCGGTCGAACTGGCCCGGATGCTGGCCACCATTGCCGCCGACATGGGCACAGCGGGATGA
- a CDS encoding ATP-binding cassette domain-containing protein produces the protein MMLRASCVKRLPHFTLEVDIVCPAGSILVLTGPSGSGKTTLLRLIAGLDDPDQGSVQLGEAVWRDTARGIRLHPRQRNIGLVFQDYSLFPHMTLAQNVAYAAADQGEISDLLSLFGIGHLAAAYPAGMSGGERQRGALCQALARRPGALLLDEPFSALDAATRMALRAELLVVRQRFAIPIVHVTHDLAEAAQLGDAIVSVNRGRMDAGWFDRQLDLHLEEQRELLARRGVGCPPPGVRVSGAGPGCGNGPQPGQEPTCTHVRVA, from the coding sequence ATGATGCTGCGGGCCAGTTGCGTCAAGCGCCTGCCCCATTTCACCCTGGAGGTCGACATTGTTTGCCCGGCCGGCTCAATCCTGGTCCTGACCGGGCCTTCCGGATCGGGCAAGACCACGTTGCTGCGCCTTATTGCCGGGCTCGACGACCCGGACCAGGGCTCGGTGCAACTGGGTGAGGCGGTCTGGCGCGACACGGCGCGCGGTATTCGCCTGCATCCCCGGCAACGCAACATCGGGTTGGTGTTCCAAGACTATTCGCTGTTTCCCCACATGACCCTGGCCCAGAACGTGGCCTACGCCGCTGCCGATCAGGGGGAAATCTCCGACCTGCTGTCACTGTTTGGCATCGGGCATCTGGCCGCCGCCTATCCGGCCGGCATGTCCGGCGGCGAACGGCAGCGCGGAGCCCTCTGTCAGGCCCTGGCCCGGCGGCCGGGGGCGCTTTTGCTCGATGAACCGTTTTCCGCCCTGGACGCGGCTACCCGTATGGCCCTTCGCGCGGAACTCCTCGTGGTCCGGCAGCGGTTCGCCATCCCCATTGTCCATGTCACCCACGATCTGGCCGAGGCCGCCCAGCTCGGCGACGCCATTGTGTCCGTCAACCGGGGGCGCATGGATGCCGGATGGTTTGATCGGCAGCTCGATCTCCACTTGGAAGAGCAGCGCGAGCTCTTGGCCCGACGGGGCGTCGGATGTCCGCCCCCGGGCGTGAGGGTGTCCGGAGCAGGCCCGGGATGCGGCAATGGGCCGCAGCCTGGGCAGGAGCCAACCTGCACCCACGTCCGGGTGGCATAG
- the modA gene encoding molybdate ABC transporter substrate-binding protein, with the protein MRRIVWMCLLALTLAVPALAEPLTVAAGAGYKKPVTELAKAFETASGIKTELIFGNMGQIATQAKGSGAVDVIVGEKGFLESIGLPFDGMTPLGRGVLVVAWPKGSTLAAPADIAKPGVTRLAMPDPAKAIYGKAATQYLQKSGLDKAVADKLLVVATVPQVTAYLQSGEVDAGFVNRTDVLDAGASIGGFLEVDPSLYAPIEIVAVGLTGSKNTAGAKAFAAFLAGPEARAIIGRHGL; encoded by the coding sequence ATGCGTCGTATTGTCTGGATGTGTCTTCTGGCCCTGACTCTGGCTGTTCCGGCCCTGGCCGAACCGCTGACCGTTGCCGCCGGGGCCGGATACAAGAAACCCGTGACCGAACTGGCCAAGGCCTTTGAAACGGCCAGCGGCATCAAAACCGAGCTCATTTTTGGCAACATGGGGCAGATCGCCACCCAGGCCAAGGGGAGCGGGGCTGTTGACGTGATTGTTGGCGAGAAGGGATTTTTGGAGTCCATCGGCCTGCCCTTTGACGGCATGACGCCGCTTGGCCGGGGCGTGCTGGTGGTGGCCTGGCCCAAGGGGAGCACGCTTGCCGCGCCGGCCGATATTGCCAAACCTGGCGTGACCCGGCTGGCCATGCCCGATCCGGCCAAGGCCATTTATGGCAAGGCCGCGACCCAGTATCTGCAAAAATCCGGTTTGGACAAGGCCGTGGCCGACAAGCTTTTGGTGGTGGCTACCGTTCCCCAGGTTACTGCCTACCTGCAAAGCGGCGAAGTGGATGCCGGCTTTGTCAATCGGACCGATGTCCTGGACGCCGGGGCCTCCATCGGCGGTTTTTTGGAGGTCGACCCGTCCCTGTACGCCCCCATTGAGATTGTTGCCGTTGGCCTGACCGGTTCGAAAAACACTGCCGGAGCCAAGGCCTTTGCCGCCTTCCTGGCCGGACCCGAGGCCCGGGCCATCATCGGGCGGCACGGCCTGTAA
- a CDS encoding molybdate ABC transporter permease subunit — protein MQETFAAAATSPEVLFSIALTLRVMAVALPLLFLVGVPLGYLLGRGHGRLVAVLDVAASLPLVLPPMAVGFFLLLLLGRNGVLGNPLRQLTGIELIFSFPGLVVAAVVSGLPLMVRPIQAAVRGDLLRLVELSSVLGKSAPTTFVRVVLPHCRKSVAAGMFLATGRALGEVGVSLLLGGDIIGRTNTVSLEIYNAVFSGQYGRAGFLAALLAGVSLLLTYLLKRTGKG, from the coding sequence ATGCAGGAAACCTTTGCAGCGGCGGCGACCAGTCCCGAAGTGCTTTTTTCGATTGCCCTGACGCTTCGGGTCATGGCCGTCGCCCTGCCGTTGCTGTTTCTTGTCGGCGTGCCCCTGGGCTATCTGTTGGGCCGGGGGCACGGCCGATTGGTGGCCGTTCTCGACGTGGCGGCTTCCTTGCCGCTGGTGTTGCCGCCCATGGCCGTTGGTTTCTTCCTGTTGCTGCTCCTTGGCCGCAACGGGGTGTTGGGCAACCCGCTGCGGCAGCTGACAGGCATAGAACTCATTTTCAGTTTCCCCGGGCTGGTCGTGGCGGCCGTGGTTTCCGGTCTGCCGCTCATGGTGCGGCCGATCCAGGCGGCGGTGCGGGGAGATCTGCTGCGGCTTGTGGAACTGTCGTCGGTGCTCGGCAAGTCTGCGCCGACAACCTTTGTCCGGGTGGTTCTGCCCCATTGCCGAAAAAGCGTGGCCGCCGGGATGTTTCTGGCCACGGGCCGGGCCTTGGGCGAGGTCGGCGTGAGCCTGCTCCTTGGCGGGGACATCATCGGGCGCACCAACACGGTTTCCTTGGAAATCTACAACGCGGTTTTCTCCGGCCAATACGGCCGGGCCGGGTTTCTGGCGGCGCTGTTGGCCGGCGTCTCCCTGTTGCTGACCTACCTGCTCAAACGCACCGGAAAAGGCTAG
- a CDS encoding FeoA family protein yields the protein MAPLGPLSTFPAGSRVRVETLCDCPRARGRLCAMGITPGTVVEITSGCGGPVCLRARGCCVTLGNGLAQKVFGRLDQAVLAVA from the coding sequence ATGGCTCCACTTGGACCGCTTTCCACATTTCCGGCTGGCAGCCGCGTGCGGGTTGAGACGCTCTGTGACTGTCCCAGAGCCCGGGGACGGTTGTGCGCCATGGGCATTACCCCGGGAACGGTCGTGGAAATCACCTCCGGCTGCGGTGGTCCCGTGTGCTTGCGGGCCAGAGGATGCTGCGTCACTTTGGGCAATGGTTTGGCGCAAAAGGTCTTTGGCCGGCTCGACCAGGCTGTGTTGGCGGTAGCCTGA
- a CDS encoding FeoA family protein, whose product MAQDAPVTIGMRELQVGQRARICTVGAAGELGRRIRDMGLVPGTDIAIIGRAPLRDPVALRLKAFTLTLRNSEADFITVTPL is encoded by the coding sequence ATGGCACAGGACGCGCCAGTGACCATTGGGATGCGCGAGTTGCAGGTCGGCCAACGGGCCAGGATTTGCACTGTGGGCGCAGCCGGCGAACTGGGCCGGCGCATCCGCGACATGGGCCTTGTGCCGGGGACCGACATCGCCATCATCGGCCGCGCGCCGCTTCGCGATCCAGTGGCTTTGCGCCTGAAAGCCTTTACCCTGACGCTTCGCAACAGCGAGGCTGATTTCATCACCGTCACGCCCCTGTAA
- a CDS encoding C-GCAxxG-C-C family protein, whose protein sequence is MDQDVADVSKIAVAHFAAGCNCAQSMLVSFAAELGLETQTAIRLATGFGVGMARGGVCGVVSGAVMVLGLAGGGGGPGGAARKAATYARTREFYDQFIDRHGSLICRDLIGLDPSVSEGLDQARREHRFETVCVKLVSDAAAILEIMLHT, encoded by the coding sequence ATGGATCAGGATGTTGCCGATGTCTCCAAAATAGCCGTGGCCCACTTTGCCGCCGGATGCAACTGCGCCCAGTCCATGCTGGTCAGCTTTGCCGCCGAGCTGGGGCTTGAGACGCAAACGGCTATTCGCCTGGCCACGGGTTTTGGCGTGGGCATGGCTCGGGGCGGGGTCTGCGGGGTTGTGTCCGGGGCGGTCATGGTTCTTGGCTTGGCGGGTGGGGGCGGAGGGCCGGGCGGAGCTGCGCGAAAGGCGGCGACGTATGCCCGAACCAGGGAGTTTTACGATCAATTCATTGACCGGCATGGGTCGCTGATCTGCCGGGACCTGATCGGCCTTGACCCCTCGGTCTCCGAGGGCCTGGACCAGGCCCGCCGGGAGCATCGGTTTGAGACAGTTTGCGTCAAACTCGTAAGCGATGCCGCGGCTATCCTGGAAATCATGCTGCATACCTGA
- a CDS encoding Lcl C-terminal domain-containing protein: MVEENMWPATAVLPTGQTLCHDAAGKLVPCPGSGQDAAFVVARPDRGPRFAVAAEGLVGDRATGLLWPMDAGLSGFPRPWSEALALVAGYARDGLLGRTDWHLPNRRELRSLISYGAARPALPSGHLFQNVFIGWYWSATTAAPAPAYAWYVHLEGGRMFYGKKDQDCLVWPVAGRSHLPQTGQEGCYDVIGREIPCAGTGQDGAVRSGTPWPSPRFEKQGEAVHDRLTGLVWAARADIGGGAATWEQALALAGRFGDGGWRLPTINELESLVDAGRSHPALPAGHPFAGVGEAYWSSTTSAFENNWAHALYLHKGAVGVGVKSAREFLVWPVRGPLA; encoded by the coding sequence ATGGTCGAGGAGAACATGTGGCCGGCGACTGCTGTACTCCCCACCGGTCAGACGCTGTGCCATGATGCGGCGGGCAAGCTTGTCCCCTGCCCGGGCAGCGGCCAGGATGCGGCCTTTGTCGTGGCTCGGCCGGACCGAGGTCCCAGGTTTGCAGTCGCCGCTGAAGGATTGGTCGGGGATCGGGCCACGGGGTTGTTGTGGCCGATGGATGCCGGTCTGTCCGGTTTCCCCCGACCCTGGTCCGAGGCCTTGGCCCTGGTTGCCGGCTATGCCCGGGACGGTCTGCTTGGCCGCACGGACTGGCATCTCCCCAATCGCCGGGAACTGCGCAGCCTTATTTCATATGGCGCGGCCCGGCCAGCCCTGCCGTCTGGGCATCTCTTTCAAAATGTCTTTATCGGTTGGTACTGGAGCGCCACCACGGCCGCTCCGGCTCCAGCCTATGCCTGGTACGTCCATCTGGAAGGCGGGCGGATGTTTTATGGCAAAAAGGACCAGGACTGTCTGGTCTGGCCCGTGGCCGGCCGGTCGCATCTGCCGCAAACCGGGCAGGAAGGCTGTTACGATGTCATTGGTCGGGAAATACCCTGCGCCGGGACCGGCCAGGACGGTGCGGTCCGATCCGGGACGCCGTGGCCGAGCCCCCGTTTTGAGAAACAGGGGGAGGCTGTCCACGACCGGCTAACGGGCCTCGTCTGGGCGGCGCGGGCCGATATCGGCGGCGGAGCGGCGACCTGGGAACAGGCCCTGGCCCTGGCCGGCCGCTTTGGCGACGGCGGGTGGCGTCTGCCCACGATCAACGAGCTGGAGTCGCTGGTCGATGCCGGGCGCAGTCACCCGGCCTTGCCCGCCGGGCATCCGTTCGCGGGCGTCGGCGAGGCCTATTGGTCCTCGACCACCAGCGCCTTTGAAAACAATTGGGCCCACGCCCTGTATCTCCACAAGGGAGCCGTGGGCGTGGGCGTCAAAAGCGCCAGGGAGTTCTTGGTCTGGCCCGTGCGTGGGCCGCTGGCGTAA
- a CDS encoding methyl-accepting chemotaxis protein, with protein sequence MRNLKLGVKLVGGFLITAVITLIVGLVGLSGLSTVSDHLQTVTDVNLPSVRDIQAIKIAGESVRVAQRSLLIPGLDAKDRQRQYENIANLRDSYRKSWDEYEKLPKSAEAERVWREFAPAWQEWVKINNTTFDLARQWDKSGIDDPAALRQQIDLFRGDHYKLLTDAYNLALNGKPLAGGSDPNQCNFGKWLATSGRDITNPVFKKAIADLLQVHEKLHHGVARLKELAAKNASREELLSTLRTEIHDPVELTIAQFEIMNQEVARVESIYNQMRQDAMVTVRDKQTRCFTLLDRLMAASLEDAEKGQAEGEAAAAKARIVSLSGIGVGVVMALLLGVIISRMITRPILVGVRAAEGLAAGDLNQTIDIDQKDEVGALAAALRHMIQKLREVVGEVQSGAENVASGSEELSATTQSLSQGATEQAASVEEISSSMEEMAANIRQNADNAKQTEQIALKTAQDAQSGGDAVAKTVSAMKQIAEKIGIIEEIARQTNLLALNAAIEAARAGEHGKGFAVVAAEVRKLAERSGNAAGEISELSSSSVEIAEKAGDLLARIVPDIQRTAELIQEITASSVEQNSGAEQVNRAIQQLDQVVQQNASASEEMASTAEELSGQALQLQDTISYFRLDNMNRRQAAPKALAASGRPSRPAARKHRATAGKKTGVALDLEADDDAFERF encoded by the coding sequence ATGCGCAATCTGAAGCTCGGGGTCAAATTGGTCGGCGGATTTTTGATCACCGCCGTCATCACCCTCATCGTCGGCCTCGTCGGCCTCTCCGGCCTAAGCACCGTAAGCGACCACCTCCAAACGGTGACCGATGTCAATCTGCCGTCTGTACGAGACATACAAGCCATCAAGATCGCTGGTGAATCCGTACGGGTCGCCCAGCGTTCCCTGCTCATCCCGGGCCTTGACGCCAAGGATCGCCAGCGCCAGTACGAGAACATAGCCAACTTGCGCGACAGCTACCGCAAATCCTGGGACGAGTACGAAAAACTGCCCAAATCGGCTGAAGCGGAACGGGTGTGGCGCGAGTTCGCCCCGGCCTGGCAGGAATGGGTCAAGATCAACAACACGACCTTTGATCTGGCCCGCCAATGGGACAAGTCCGGCATCGACGACCCGGCAGCCTTGCGCCAGCAGATCGACCTGTTTCGCGGGGACCACTACAAACTGCTCACCGACGCCTACAATCTGGCCCTTAACGGCAAGCCTCTGGCCGGCGGCAGCGACCCCAATCAATGCAATTTCGGCAAATGGCTTGCAACCTCCGGCCGGGACATAACCAATCCGGTGTTTAAAAAGGCCATCGCAGATCTGCTTCAGGTCCACGAGAAACTCCACCATGGCGTGGCCCGTCTCAAGGAACTGGCGGCCAAGAACGCATCGCGGGAAGAACTCCTCAGCACGCTTCGCACGGAAATTCACGATCCCGTGGAACTCACCATTGCCCAATTCGAGATCATGAACCAAGAAGTAGCCCGCGTCGAAAGCATCTATAACCAGATGCGTCAGGATGCCATGGTCACCGTTCGGGACAAGCAGACACGCTGTTTCACGCTTCTCGATCGCCTCATGGCCGCCTCCCTGGAGGATGCCGAAAAAGGCCAAGCCGAGGGCGAGGCCGCAGCCGCCAAAGCCAGGATCGTCTCCCTGTCCGGCATCGGCGTTGGCGTGGTCATGGCCCTGCTGCTTGGCGTCATTATTTCCCGCATGATCACCCGGCCCATTCTGGTCGGCGTGCGCGCCGCCGAAGGCCTGGCCGCCGGCGACCTGAACCAGACCATCGATATCGACCAGAAAGACGAGGTGGGCGCGCTGGCTGCCGCCCTGCGTCATATGATCCAGAAACTGCGTGAAGTGGTCGGCGAGGTGCAGTCCGGAGCCGAAAACGTGGCCTCGGGTTCCGAGGAACTCTCGGCCACCACCCAAAGCCTGTCTCAAGGGGCCACGGAGCAGGCCGCCAGCGTCGAGGAGATCTCCTCGTCCATGGAAGAGATGGCTGCCAATATCCGGCAAAACGCCGACAACGCCAAGCAGACCGAGCAGATTGCCCTGAAAACGGCCCAGGATGCCCAAAGCGGCGGCGATGCCGTGGCCAAAACAGTATCCGCCATGAAGCAGATCGCCGAAAAAATCGGCATCATCGAGGAAATCGCCCGCCAGACCAACCTGCTGGCCCTCAATGCCGCCATCGAGGCGGCCCGGGCCGGGGAACACGGCAAGGGCTTTGCCGTGGTTGCGGCCGAGGTGCGCAAACTGGCTGAACGCAGCGGCAACGCCGCCGGCGAAATCAGCGAATTGTCTTCTTCCAGCGTCGAGATCGCGGAAAAAGCCGGCGATCTCCTGGCCCGCATCGTCCCCGACATTCAGCGCACGGCGGAGCTTATTCAGGAAATCACCGCCTCAAGCGTGGAGCAGAACTCCGGAGCCGAGCAGGTCAACCGGGCCATCCAGCAGCTCGACCAAGTGGTGCAGCAAAACGCCTCGGCCTCCGAGGAAATGGCTTCCACCGCCGAAGAGCTTTCCGGGCAGGCCCTGCAGCTTCAGGACACCATCTCCTACTTCCGCCTGGACAACATGAACCGTCGTCAGGCCGCACCCAAGGCCCTGGCTGCCTCCGGTCGTCCGTCCCGGCCTGCAGCCAGGAAGCATCGGGCCACAGCGGGCAAAAAAACCGGCGTCGCCCTTGATCTTGAGGCCGACGACGACGCCTTCGAGCGCTTTTAG
- a CDS encoding ABC transporter ATP-binding protein translates to MLVADNISKAFATDAGNAPALRGVSLGIEAGQFVCIVGRSGSGKSTLLNVLSSLLTPDAGRVLYQDRDLSSLSARERDRLRATDFSMVFQMHHLLPYLTAFENVLAPFLSSIRPVSADKRRKALDCLARVGLADKADRLPGRLSGGEQQRVAIARALVTEPRVIFADEPTGSLDGDTGRHIISTLGGLVTEGISVLMVTHEPAYAAMADRVVEIADGLIKAEA, encoded by the coding sequence ATGCTTGTCGCAGACAACATCAGCAAAGCCTTTGCCACCGACGCCGGCAACGCGCCTGCCCTTCGCGGCGTGTCTCTGGGCATCGAGGCCGGGCAGTTCGTGTGCATTGTCGGCCGTTCCGGCTCCGGTAAATCCACGTTGCTCAATGTCCTGTCCAGCCTGCTCACCCCGGATGCCGGGCGGGTACTCTACCAGGACCGGGATCTGTCCAGCCTCTCGGCCCGGGAGCGCGACCGGCTGCGGGCCACGGATTTTTCCATGGTCTTTCAGATGCACCATCTGCTCCCCTACCTGACGGCCTTTGAAAACGTGCTGGCCCCGTTTCTATCGAGCATCCGCCCGGTTTCGGCGGACAAACGGCGCAAGGCCCTGGATTGCCTGGCCCGGGTGGGGTTGGCCGACAAGGCCGACCGGCTGCCGGGACGGCTCTCCGGCGGCGAACAACAGCGGGTAGCCATTGCTCGGGCCCTGGTGACCGAACCCCGGGTGATCTTTGCCGACGAACCCACCGGCAGCCTCGACGGCGATACTGGCCGCCACATCATAAGCACCCTTGGGGGGCTCGTCACCGAGGGCATCAGCGTGCTCATGGTCACCCACGAACCGGCCTATGCGGCCATGGCCGACCGGGTAGTGGAAATTGCCGACGGCTTGATCAAGGCCGAAGCCTGA